From Chlamydiifrater volucris, one genomic window encodes:
- a CDS encoding RluA family pseudouridine synthase, whose protein sequence is MNKIIIKVKQPSKLLSLVKEQLTPYPFAKADDCLRFHHCRVNKTVERFGSRRLLPGDIVSISVADLAEPKIENIPILFEAEGYTIYHKPVRISTERLVELAQGIVVHRLDRDTSGCLIVARTQSCAQLLQKLFKQRKVQKQYITVTEGSPQRLSGILKTFTKVLHRRQGALIMGNSKDGLETITQWKVLQSTTNYSLILCSPITGRTHQIRLHMKTLGCPVVGDIDYGSRTPPENVFHPLLHSLSIRFFCPITQKKVHTHCSQTFPSLSSLEFLKKNP, encoded by the coding sequence ATGAATAAAATTATCATTAAAGTAAAACAACCCTCCAAGCTGCTTTCTCTTGTAAAGGAGCAGCTCACGCCCTACCCTTTCGCTAAAGCTGATGATTGTCTCCGCTTTCACCATTGTCGAGTTAACAAAACGGTGGAGCGTTTTGGATCTCGACGATTACTCCCTGGAGACATTGTCTCCATCTCTGTTGCAGATCTTGCCGAGCCTAAAATAGAAAATATCCCAATCTTATTTGAAGCAGAAGGTTACACAATCTATCATAAACCAGTGAGGATTTCCACAGAACGATTAGTAGAACTCGCTCAAGGGATCGTTGTACACCGATTAGACAGGGATACGTCGGGCTGTTTGATTGTAGCTAGGACGCAATCCTGTGCGCAACTTTTGCAAAAATTATTTAAACAAAGGAAAGTTCAAAAGCAATATATCACTGTTACGGAAGGCTCCCCCCAAAGACTTTCAGGAATCTTGAAAACCTTCACCAAAGTTTTACATCGTCGTCAAGGTGCTCTCATCATGGGTAATAGCAAGGACGGTTTGGAAACAATTACTCAGTGGAAAGTTTTGCAATCTACAACTAACTATTCACTGATACTTTGTTCCCCTATCACCGGTAGAACACATCAGATACGTCTCCATATGAAAACACTGGGATGCCCTGTAGTTGGCGATATAGACTATGGATCAAGAACGCCCCCCGAAAATGTTTTTCATCCTCTCCTTCATTCTCTATCCATTCGATTTTTTTGCCCTATCACTCAAAAAAAAGTACACACGCATTGCTCTCAAACTTTTCCTTCCTTGTCCTCCTTAGAATTTTTAAAGAAAAATCCTTAA
- a CDS encoding MazG nucleotide pyrophosphohydrolase domain-containing protein, which translates to MRRFRLVEVCTVEEAKSSINDLISMISLMVLEGRCIWSKRQTLFSVMDHLELEIKELKEAILAAKSSNEVASEMGDVLSLSLILCFLAQREGLFPKDLPAEEAIKKLHRRAPFLFDGSFASISHEDAERIWQEAKKQECSQPSQSNNC; encoded by the coding sequence TTGAGAAGGTTTAGGTTAGTTGAGGTTTGTACTGTGGAAGAGGCTAAAAGTTCAATAAATGATCTGATTTCTATGATCTCCTTAATGGTCCTAGAGGGGCGATGTATTTGGTCTAAGAGACAAACTCTTTTTTCTGTCATGGACCATTTAGAACTAGAAATTAAAGAACTAAAGGAGGCTATTTTAGCAGCTAAATCTTCCAATGAGGTTGCTTCTGAGATGGGGGATGTTCTGAGTCTGTCCCTTATTTTATGTTTTTTAGCTCAAAGGGAAGGACTCTTCCCAAAAGATTTGCCTGCTGAAGAAGCTATAAAAAAATTACATAGGAGAGCTCCTTTCCTTTTTGACGGCTCCTTTGCCTCTATTTCTCATGAAGATGCTGAGAGAATATGGCAAGAGGCCAAAAAACAGGAATGTAGTCAACCTTCTCAATCCAATAATTGTTAA
- a CDS encoding CPBP family intramembrane glutamic endopeptidase, with protein sequence MPVWLFLFWTLLALLVFRGNFLSLPKGSFRISITGLQLSGACLLYLFSGVSIAVLSSSGDGKEPSPFAQGAFITLVLVVYLVSLPKRTIHTILWAGNPAKSSPKTLLSTTLRAWILAVPVTQISSLVLSKVLITIFGEKLLIPQAIAKEVQEGLATPQVSSLLLAFSVAILLPISEEIVFRGFLQNFLKKKLSVRNSLILSSIFFSLAHIENSLGSLIFVPVIFILSLMIGFVYEKERSLLAPTLLHALYNSTQLIFSKWL encoded by the coding sequence ATGCCTGTCTGGCTATTTCTCTTCTGGACGCTACTAGCTCTCTTAGTTTTTAGGGGGAATTTTCTTTCTTTGCCTAAAGGCTCTTTTCGCATTTCCATCACAGGGCTTCAGTTGTCAGGGGCCTGTTTGCTGTATTTATTTTCAGGAGTATCTATAGCTGTACTTTCTTCTTCTGGGGACGGAAAAGAACCTTCCCCATTTGCACAGGGAGCTTTTATTACTTTAGTCCTTGTTGTTTACTTGGTATCCCTTCCAAAACGAACTATTCATACAATCCTTTGGGCTGGGAACCCGGCGAAAAGCTCTCCAAAAACGCTTCTTAGCACTACACTTAGAGCTTGGATTCTTGCTGTTCCCGTCACACAAATATCTTCCCTAGTACTTTCCAAAGTGCTCATCACAATATTTGGTGAAAAATTATTGATACCTCAAGCTATTGCCAAAGAAGTCCAGGAAGGATTAGCAACACCACAGGTTTCCTCCTTATTGCTTGCCTTTTCTGTGGCCATTTTACTCCCAATCTCTGAAGAAATTGTTTTTAGAGGTTTTTTACAAAACTTTTTGAAAAAGAAGCTTTCCGTAAGGAATAGCTTGATCCTATCATCAATCTTCTTCTCGCTAGCACACATAGAAAATTCTTTAGGAAGCCTTATTTTTGTTCCTGTGATCTTTATTTTATCTCTGATGATTGGATTTGTTTACGAAAAGGAGAGAAGCCTGTTGGCCCCCACGCTGCTACACGCTCTGTACAACAGCACTCAGCTCATATTTTCTAAATGGCTCTGA
- a CDS encoding enoyl-[acyl-carrier-protein] reductase: MLNIDLKGKVAFVAGIGDDQGYGWGIAKLLCEAGATVLVGTWVPIYKIFQQSWDMGKFNESRKLSDGSLMEFAKVYPLDAGFDTPEDVPAEIMENKRYKEMTHFTVSEVADLVAKDYGKIDILVHSLANGPEVTKPLIDTSRKGYLAALSASSYSFISLLSHFGPHMNKGGSTISLTYLASQKAIPGYGGGMNSAKAALESDTKILAWEAGKRWGIRVNTISAGPLKSRAGRAIGFIERMVDYYLEMAPIAEPMTAEQVGAAAAFLASDLASAITGETLYVDHGANVMGIGPEMLRTRD, from the coding sequence GTGCTGAATATAGATTTAAAAGGCAAAGTTGCTTTTGTTGCTGGTATTGGTGATGACCAAGGTTACGGCTGGGGAATTGCCAAACTTCTCTGCGAAGCTGGAGCTACAGTCCTTGTAGGCACATGGGTCCCTATATACAAAATTTTTCAACAATCTTGGGACATGGGTAAATTCAATGAAAGCCGCAAACTCTCGGATGGGTCTCTCATGGAATTTGCTAAAGTTTATCCTTTGGACGCAGGCTTCGATACCCCTGAAGATGTTCCTGCAGAAATCATGGAGAACAAGCGCTATAAGGAGATGACTCATTTCACAGTTAGCGAAGTAGCAGATTTAGTTGCAAAAGATTACGGCAAAATAGATATCTTAGTCCATTCTCTAGCCAATGGTCCAGAGGTAACAAAACCTCTCATTGATACCAGCCGAAAAGGTTATTTAGCAGCTCTCAGCGCTTCCTCATACTCTTTTATCAGTCTGCTCTCTCACTTTGGCCCCCATATGAATAAAGGCGGAAGTACAATTTCTCTTACCTACTTAGCTTCACAAAAAGCTATCCCTGGCTATGGGGGAGGCATGAATTCTGCAAAGGCTGCTTTGGAGAGTGATACGAAAATTCTGGCCTGGGAAGCAGGTAAACGATGGGGCATCCGAGTAAATACTATATCAGCGGGACCATTAAAGAGCCGCGCAGGCAGAGCTATAGGATTTATCGAAAGAATGGTTGACTATTACTTAGAGATGGCTCCCATAGCCGAACCTATGACAGCTGAACAAGTAGGCGCAGCAGCAGCTTTCCTGGCCTCCGACCTGGCTAGCGCCATAACAGGAGAAACTCTTTACGTCGATCATGGCGCTAACGTTATGGGAATAGGTCCTGAAATGTTACGTACGCGTGATTAA
- the mutY gene encoding A/G-specific adenine glycosylase: MKKTLNSFLEEESAPERLRIWFLDNKRDLPWRKNISPYSVWISEVMLQQTRVETVVDYFNRWMKRYPSLQDVASSSEEDLIKMWEGLGYYSRVRSFKKGAEIVIKNFNGEIPSTYDELIKIPGIGPYTANAILAFAFKQRVAAVDGNVLRVFSRLFCLREPIDNPSTHREIQRLANDFLPEKNPQEVSEALIELGACVCKKTAICTSCPLQSFCKAFECGETASLPNRLARKKILSIARCVFLINCRGEYCLIKRGKGEIMRDLFEFPYIEFSDRELLSDIDRMCSLCRDLSETELTFVGLLPSLQQSFTNYKASLYPVLLKTSSYSPIFSHYGLDQIAKLPLSSGHKKIFYLLRQHLEDMPLIF, translated from the coding sequence ATGAAGAAAACACTAAACTCTTTTCTTGAGGAAGAATCTGCCCCAGAAAGATTAAGAATTTGGTTTCTCGATAACAAAAGAGATCTGCCTTGGAGGAAGAATATTTCCCCGTATTCCGTTTGGATTTCAGAAGTCATGCTTCAGCAAACAAGAGTAGAGACTGTGGTCGACTACTTTAATCGGTGGATGAAAAGGTATCCGTCGTTGCAGGATGTAGCCAGTAGTTCTGAAGAGGATCTTATTAAAATGTGGGAGGGTCTAGGGTATTATTCTCGAGTAAGATCTTTCAAAAAGGGCGCCGAGATAGTAATAAAAAACTTTAATGGAGAGATTCCTTCTACATATGACGAATTAATCAAGATACCAGGCATAGGTCCTTACACGGCTAATGCTATTCTAGCTTTCGCTTTTAAGCAGCGTGTGGCTGCTGTAGACGGAAATGTTCTTCGCGTTTTTAGTCGGTTGTTCTGTCTCCGAGAACCTATTGACAATCCATCAACTCACAGGGAAATTCAACGTTTAGCTAATGATTTTTTGCCAGAAAAGAACCCTCAAGAAGTTTCTGAAGCTCTGATAGAACTTGGAGCTTGTGTCTGTAAAAAAACAGCTATATGCACCTCTTGTCCTTTGCAATCTTTTTGTAAGGCCTTTGAATGCGGAGAAACTGCAAGTTTGCCCAATCGCTTAGCAAGGAAAAAAATACTTTCCATAGCTCGTTGCGTTTTTCTTATCAACTGCAGAGGAGAGTACTGTCTCATTAAACGAGGAAAGGGGGAAATTATGAGGGACCTTTTTGAGTTTCCCTATATCGAGTTTTCTGATAGAGAGTTGCTGTCAGACATAGATAGAATGTGTTCGTTATGCAGAGATTTATCGGAGACGGAGTTGACTTTCGTTGGCTTGTTGCCTTCGCTGCAGCAATCTTTTACGAATTATAAAGCGTCGCTATATCCTGTGCTTTTGAAGACGTCATCATATTCACCAATATTTTCTCACTATGGGTTGGATCAAATAGCTAAATTACCGTTGTCTTCTGGGCATAAGAAAATTTTTTACCTTCTCCGTCAGCATTTAGAAGATATGCCTCTAATTTTTTAA